In a genomic window of Nyctibius grandis isolate bNycGra1 chromosome 4, bNycGra1.pri, whole genome shotgun sequence:
- the CCDC177 gene encoding coiled-coil domain-containing protein 177, translating to MVEPPAEPPPQPCPGPGGAAAAAAGGEPARPGEQSPLLHLDLYNFDCAAAEGSRYVLTSPRSLEACARCAVRPVELLPRALGELLREAPGRSMRVAAGLYEAYERERRRKLQQCREERERIIREEKRRILAPLGSLPPSPAGRAAPRATAATAGGPRPHGRAKAGASGGTKAKSHSLDSLQKRREGSWGKTSSESGASSSYSGESLRERGGRGGGRGRRGATAVANVSLLGRSFSLGDLSHSPQTAQRVERIVREVKRRKGLSEVSERDKKIAALMIAKHQEASLLREQRQAAHLQWDSQRRLAEQQKEQEEKEKQRALLQGQRMWESQVEKRRGRLSQEQEETALLKQRQRLVCEERWREQAEKQERLRREKLERAVQEDKQKKLHQEYNLKAKEEGKKEHREREEQLLQEKLSSATQKKVKKELQLQKEKKLLSQAEKLKHEALLKELAKQEAEEKEMLKASLEMSLTKAQENYEQLVEKRNRELREKARREDMQIQRAKLAAEKKEREQKEHLEALARETERKLQHAAQVAEEVVQEKARKVVLSRLEKEKVQKMNKQKVEQYEDLRRREILLSIERKLERSEQIFKEKKTVLENARSVARASFHVREKVREETNMRTFDKMALEAELHAHLNKK from the coding sequence ATGGTGGAGCCGCCGGCTGAGCCtcccccgcagccctgcccggggcccGGGGgcgcagcggcggcagcagcgggggGAGAGCCTGCCCGGCCCGGGGAGCAGTCGCCGCTGCTGCACCTGGACCTCTACAACTTCGACTGCGCGGCGGCCGAGGGCAGCCGGTACGTGCTGACCAGCCCGCGGTCGCTGGAGGCCTGCGCCCGCTGCGCCGTGCGGCCGGTGGAGCTGCTGCCGCGGGCGCTGGGGGAGCTGCTGCGGGAGGCGCCCGGGCGCTCCATGCGGGTGGCCGCCGGCCTCTACGAGGCCTACGAGCGGGAGCGCCGCCGCAAGCTGCAGCAGTGCCGGGAGGAGCGGGAGAGGATTATCCGGGAGGAGAAGAGGCGGATCCTCGCGCCCCTCGGCAGCCTGCCACCCTCACCTGCCGGCCGCGCCGCACCCCGGGccaccgccgccaccgccggcGGGCCCCGGCCCCATGGCAGGGCGAAGGCCGGGGCATCAGGGGGCACCAAGGCCAAGAGCCACTCCCTGGACTCGCTGCAGAAGCGCCGTGAGGGCAGCTGGGGCAAGACCTCCTCCGAGTCGGGGGCCTCGTCCTCCTACAGTGGGGAGAGCCTGCGGGAGCGCGGGGGCAGGGGAGGTGGCCGGGGCCGGAGGGGAGCCACAGCTGTCGCCAATGTCTCCCTGCTGGGGCGCAGCTTCAGCCTGGGTGACCTCAGCCACTCGCCACAGACTGCCCAGAGGGTGGAGAGGATCGTCAGGGaggtgaagaggaggaagggccTGTCAGAGGTGTCGGAGAGGGACAAGAAGATTGCGGCGCTGATGATTGCCAAGCACCAAGAGGCCAGCCTCCTGCGGGAGCAGCGGCAGGCGGCCCACCTGCAGTGGGACAGCCAACGGcgcctggcagagcagcagaaggagcaggaggagaaggagaagcagagggcCCTCCTGCAGGGCCAGCGGATGTGGGAGAGCCAGGTGGAGAAGCGGCGGGGGAGGCTgagccaggagcaggaggagaccgcTCTGCTGAAGCAGAGGCAGCGCCTGGTGTGCGAGGAGCGGTGGCGGGAGCAAGCGGAGAAGCAGGAGCGGCTGCGGAGGGAGAAATTGGAGAGGGCCGTCCAGGAGGACAAGCAGAAGAAGCTCCATCAAGAGTACAACCTGAAGGCAAAGGAGGAGGGCAAGAAGGAGCACCGGGAGCGAGAGGAGCAGCTCCTGCAAGAGAAGCTGTCCTCAGCCACACAGAAGAAGGTGAAGAAGGAGttgcagctgcagaaggagaagaaactgcTCAGCCAAGCAGAGAAGCTAAAGCATGAAGCCTTGCTCAAGGAACTGGCCAagcaagaagcagaagagaaggaaatgctgAAGGCCTCCCTGGAGATGAGTTTGACCAAAGCTCAGGAGAACTATGAGCAGCTAGTAGAGAAGAGAAACCgggagctgagggagaaggCCAGGCGGGAGGACATGCAGATCCAGAGAGCCAAGCTGGCagcagagaagaaggaaagagagcagAAGGAGCACTTGGAGGCTCTGGCTAGAGAGACGGAGAGAAAGCTCCAGCATGCTGCCCAGGTAGCCGAAGAGGTTGTCCAAGAAAAAGCCCGTAAAGTGGTCTTGAGCCgtctggagaaggagaaagtgcAGAAGATGAACAAGCAAAAGGTGGAACAGTACGAGGACTTACGGCGCAGGGAGATCCTCCTCTCTATAGAGAGGAAGCTGGAGAGGAGTGAGCAGATCTTCAAGGAGAAGAAGACTGTCTTAGAAAATGCCAGGTCTGTTGCTCGGGCATCCTTCCACGTCCGGGAAAAGGTGCGGGAGGAGACAAACATGCGTACCTTTGACAAGATGGCCTTGGAAGCAGAACTGCACGCCCACCTGAATAAGAAGTGA